A section of the Chloroflexota bacterium genome encodes:
- the gcvT gene encoding glycine cleavage system aminomethyltransferase GcvT: protein MFDLRKTPLHRHHLAAGARMVDFAGWSMPVQYEGLIAEHSSVRQSCGMFDVSHMGEFLVEGPRAGDLLQHHFSNDVARLRDGRSQYTLLLNEDGGVVDDAMIYRWSEDRYLVVVNAANREADWETLCDSEFDAALRDITFDCALLAVQGPRTNELIEDLVDCDLTGIRRAGIVATRIAGLDCWLARTGYTGEDGFEIFLEAGDAAEVFAALCDAGVAPVGLGARNTLRLEAGMALHGHELSAEINPYEANLGGVVRLKKGQFTGSERLTRVRLEGPARRLFGLKMESRHVPRDGYAVNTEHGPGEVSSGTYSPTLECGIAMAFLPADCKIGDAVEVMVRNQAAPARLCELPFYSNVRRWRAKPS from the coding sequence ATGTTCGACTTGCGCAAGACGCCGCTGCACCGCCACCACCTGGCGGCCGGTGCGCGCATGGTCGACTTCGCCGGCTGGAGCATGCCGGTCCAGTACGAGGGCCTGATTGCCGAGCACAGCTCGGTTCGCCAGTCTTGCGGCATGTTTGATGTTTCCCACATGGGCGAATTCCTGGTGGAGGGACCGCGGGCCGGGGACCTGCTCCAGCACCACTTCTCCAACGACGTCGCCCGATTGCGTGATGGCAGATCACAGTACACGCTGCTGCTCAATGAGGACGGCGGAGTCGTCGACGACGCCATGATCTACCGCTGGTCGGAAGACCGCTACCTGGTCGTGGTCAACGCCGCAAACCGCGAGGCCGACTGGGAGACTCTCTGCGATTCGGAATTTGATGCTGCGCTGCGCGACATCACCTTCGATTGCGCGCTCCTGGCGGTCCAGGGGCCCCGGACCAACGAATTAATCGAGGACCTGGTGGATTGCGACCTGACCGGGATCCGGCGCGCCGGGATCGTGGCCACGCGAATCGCCGGCCTGGATTGCTGGCTTGCCCGCACCGGCTACACCGGCGAGGATGGCTTCGAAATATTCCTTGAGGCGGGCGATGCCGCCGAGGTGTTTGCGGCGCTTTGCGACGCCGGCGTCGCCCCGGTCGGACTTGGTGCCCGCAACACCCTTCGCCTGGAAGCCGGCATGGCGCTGCACGGCCACGAGCTTTCGGCCGAGATCAATCCCTACGAGGCCAATCTGGGCGGAGTCGTCAGGCTAAAAAAGGGCCAATTCACCGGCAGCGAGCGTCTGACCCGGGTCAGGTTGGAGGGGCCGGCGCGGCGCCTCTTCGGTCTCAAGATGGAGTCCCGGCACGTGCCGCGCGACGGGTATGCCGTCAACACCGAGCACGGACCCGGTGAAGTCTCCTCGGGAACGTATTCGCCCACCCTGGAGTGCGGAATTGCGATGGCATTCCTGCCCGCTGACTGCAAAATTGGCGACGCCGTTGAGGTGATGGTCCGGAACCAAGCGGCACCGGCACGGCTATGCGAATTGCCGTTCTACTCCAACGTGCGGCGCTGGCGCGCAAAGCCGTCCTGA
- a CDS encoding P1 family peptidase, which yields MTPGGGGFGKLDGLLVGHYTDSPAGTGCTVLAFDPPAVAGVDVRGAAPGSREIALLAPECSVDRIDALVLCGGSALGLSAAGGVADQLRAEGRGHPTPAGPVPIVPAAVVFDLATAEPVWPGPAEGAAAFRAAGGDGFECGNVGAGTGATAGPGPNGTKSGLGAALIERGPLIVGALAAVNPLGTVVDERGMQLAGLRVDGVVTEPERSYQLMDDGFGNTVIAAIVCNADLDKLGATRVAQMAHDGMARAVRPTHTASDGDTVFTAACGERRVKTRSDLVGALAADALAAAIRHGVRAARSAYGIKAVGGSG from the coding sequence CTGACTCCGGGCGGGGGCGGATTCGGCAAGCTCGACGGCCTCCTGGTCGGCCACTACACGGATTCCCCGGCCGGCACCGGCTGCACGGTGCTCGCGTTCGATCCCCCGGCGGTGGCCGGGGTCGACGTCCGCGGAGCCGCGCCGGGAAGCCGCGAAATCGCGCTGCTGGCCCCCGAATGCAGCGTCGACCGGATCGATGCGCTCGTGCTCTGCGGCGGCAGCGCGCTGGGGTTGTCGGCCGCCGGCGGCGTCGCCGATCAGCTCCGCGCCGAGGGTCGCGGCCACCCTACCCCGGCCGGACCGGTTCCGATCGTGCCGGCCGCAGTCGTTTTTGACCTGGCCACCGCCGAACCGGTCTGGCCGGGGCCGGCCGAGGGCGCGGCCGCCTTCCGCGCCGCCGGCGGAGACGGCTTCGAGTGCGGCAACGTGGGAGCCGGAACCGGGGCGACCGCCGGACCGGGTCCGAACGGGACCAAGTCCGGCCTGGGCGCCGCCCTGATCGAGCGCGGCCCGCTGATCGTCGGGGCGCTGGCGGCGGTCAATCCGCTGGGAACGGTCGTCGACGAGCGCGGGATGCAATTGGCGGGCCTGCGCGTGGACGGCGTCGTCACCGAGCCGGAGCGGTCCTACCAGCTGATGGACGACGGCTTTGGAAACACCGTTATCGCGGCAATCGTCTGCAACGCCGATCTGGACAAGCTGGGCGCCACCCGGGTCGCACAGATGGCCCACGACGGAATGGCGCGCGCGGTTCGGCCGACCCACACCGCATCCGACGGCGACACGGTATTCACCGCCGCCTGCGGGGAGCGGCGGGTCAAGACGCGTTCCGACCTGGTCGGCGCCCTGGCCGCGGACGCCCTCGCCGCCGCTATCCGCCACGGCGTGCGGGCGGCCCGATCCGCCTACGGCATCAAGGCCGTCGGCGGCTCCGGTTAG
- a CDS encoding SAM-dependent chlorinase/fluorinase yields MTRPIALLTDFGLDDTYVAQMKAVLAGIAPDALVLDISHAVRPHDIAHGAFLLETALPVLPAGTVVIAVVDPGVGGERAAVVLVTPRTILVGPDNGILWPQAAAARAADEPADFFELTNSGYWRDQVSNTFHGRDVFAPVGARLALAGDDELNALLSDMGRPLEAARRLELERAAELDGKLRGRVLHQDRFGNLVTNIRGEQIPDPGNAAVLVEDGARVLELGAPARTYSQYDHLVALVGSAGYLELAIPSGSAARLFGARAQTLQITVRTSRRTSPE; encoded by the coding sequence ATGACGCGACCGATCGCCTTGCTGACCGATTTCGGCCTCGACGATACGTACGTGGCCCAGATGAAGGCGGTCCTGGCCGGGATCGCGCCAGATGCGCTGGTATTGGACATCTCGCATGCGGTCCGCCCGCACGACATCGCGCACGGCGCATTCCTGCTTGAGACGGCCCTGCCGGTCCTGCCCGCCGGAACGGTCGTAATCGCGGTTGTCGATCCCGGAGTCGGCGGAGAACGGGCCGCCGTGGTCCTGGTGACCCCGCGGACGATCCTGGTGGGGCCCGACAACGGGATTCTGTGGCCGCAGGCGGCGGCGGCGCGGGCCGCAGATGAACCGGCCGATTTCTTCGAACTGACCAACTCCGGCTACTGGCGCGACCAGGTCTCCAACACGTTCCACGGTCGCGACGTGTTCGCTCCGGTCGGCGCCCGCCTGGCGTTGGCCGGCGACGACGAACTGAATGCGTTGCTCTCGGACATGGGCCGCCCCCTTGAAGCGGCGCGCCGACTCGAACTCGAACGCGCCGCCGAACTCGACGGCAAGCTGCGCGGGAGAGTTCTCCACCAGGACCGTTTCGGCAACCTGGTCACCAACATCCGCGGCGAGCAGATCCCGGATCCCGGCAACGCGGCTGTGCTGGTGGAGGACGGCGCGCGCGTGCTGGAGCTGGGTGCGCCGGCGCGCACGTACAGCCAATACGATCATTTGGTAGCACTCGTGGGCAGCGCCGGCTATCTGGAACTGGCGATACCCAGCGGGTCGGCGGCGCGCTTGTTCGGTGCGCGCGCCCAAACCCTGCAGATCACCGTTCGCACCTCCCGGAGGACCAGCCCGGAATGA
- a CDS encoding 2-keto-3-deoxy-D-arabinonate dehydratase, with translation MKLLGYVDVEGNRRCGRLAGDQVETFTDHADLIELVNAAEETGRSLAEVGAASGVEAGPSLEQLRTGSGSGRPRLAVPLRIPEAWGAGVTYRKSAEFRDEDMSAPTGIYDQVYLAERPELFYKGDHRHAVGPGEAVTIRSDSEFTAPEPELALVLASDGQIFGYTLCNDNSAWDIERANPLYLPQSKVFYGCIAIGPVIVTADELPDPRAGELSARIIRDGAAIFSGRVDLGLIRRHFSDLVGHLTRNNPIHSGTILTTGTGIIVEEDCAVRDGDIVEISHQVIGTLSNPVLKLDPGQRGPG, from the coding sequence ATGAAGCTCCTTGGATATGTCGACGTCGAAGGCAACCGCCGCTGCGGGCGGTTGGCCGGCGACCAGGTGGAGACGTTCACCGACCACGCCGACCTCATCGAACTGGTGAACGCGGCCGAAGAGACCGGTCGGTCGCTGGCAGAAGTGGGTGCCGCATCCGGGGTCGAAGCCGGACCTTCGCTCGAGCAGCTCCGGACCGGATCCGGATCAGGCCGCCCGCGTCTCGCGGTCCCGCTGCGGATTCCCGAAGCCTGGGGGGCCGGGGTCACTTACCGCAAGAGCGCCGAGTTTCGCGACGAGGACATGAGCGCCCCGACCGGGATCTACGACCAGGTCTACCTGGCCGAGCGACCCGAACTGTTCTACAAGGGGGACCACCGCCACGCGGTCGGCCCCGGCGAGGCGGTTACCATCCGCTCCGATTCGGAATTCACCGCCCCCGAACCGGAACTGGCCCTCGTGCTGGCTTCGGACGGCCAGATCTTCGGGTACACCCTTTGCAACGACAACTCGGCCTGGGATATCGAGCGCGCCAATCCGCTCTACCTGCCCCAGTCCAAGGTCTTTTACGGCTGCATCGCTATCGGGCCGGTGATCGTCACCGCCGACGAACTGCCCGACCCGCGGGCGGGCGAGCTCTCGGCCCGAATCATCCGCGACGGCGCGGCGATTTTCTCCGGCCGGGTCGACCTGGGGCTGATCAGGCGACACTTCTCCGACTTGGTCGGCCACCTGACCCGCAACAACCCGATCCATTCCGGGACCATCCTGACCACCGGCACCGGAATAATCGTCGAGGAAGACTGCGCGGTCCGCGACGGAGACATAGTCGAAATCTCGCACCAGGTCATCGGGACGCTGTCCAATCCGGTGCTGAAATTGGATCCGGGGCAACGCGGGCCCGGCTGA
- a CDS encoding mechanosensitive ion channel, which translates to MAEYWNYELLVLGDYTLSAGRLTVAVGLALAGLIVSRIAAWLAYRWLDRRWDLSAGADRAALRAIKVAIVLIGFYLAVEQLGVGRFSLGQIQQSELTVGGVFLALIMVWVTWNLSQVAAELVNQWIAGQGIGRSLATLITNLTRAVVIFIGFYVSASSLGFDLNVVLLPLSALGLGLGFGMQRIAENFVSGVILLGERPVKDGDVISISGVTGVVESIGLRSTVIRTFGGTEVIMPNSALITNHFDNWTLTNTRVRGDANIGVAYGSDPEQVMGILMGEMEAHADVLEEPGPRVFFREFGDSALNFRVIYWVEAPAKRLSTLTDLLCSWYQRFAEAGIEIPFPQHDIHIRSGTLPAPEDPPG; encoded by the coding sequence TTGGCCGAATACTGGAACTACGAGTTGCTTGTCCTTGGCGACTACACGCTTTCGGCCGGCCGCCTGACGGTGGCGGTCGGGCTGGCCCTGGCCGGGCTGATAGTTTCGCGGATCGCGGCCTGGCTCGCCTACCGCTGGCTTGACCGCCGCTGGGATCTTTCCGCCGGGGCCGACCGCGCCGCGCTGCGGGCCATCAAGGTCGCGATCGTCTTGATCGGTTTCTACCTGGCGGTTGAACAGCTGGGCGTCGGACGTTTCAGCCTCGGCCAGATCCAGCAGTCCGAGCTCACCGTCGGCGGGGTGTTCCTGGCGCTGATCATGGTCTGGGTGACCTGGAACCTCTCGCAGGTCGCCGCCGAGCTGGTCAATCAGTGGATCGCCGGCCAGGGAATCGGCCGATCGTTGGCAACCCTGATCACCAACCTGACGCGCGCGGTGGTGATCTTCATCGGGTTCTACGTCTCCGCCTCCTCGCTGGGGTTTGACCTGAACGTGGTCCTGCTTCCGCTGTCGGCGCTCGGACTCGGCCTTGGATTCGGGATGCAGCGCATCGCCGAGAACTTCGTATCCGGGGTGATTCTGCTGGGCGAGCGCCCGGTAAAGGACGGCGACGTAATCTCAATTTCCGGGGTCACCGGGGTCGTGGAATCAATCGGGTTGCGGTCGACCGTCATCCGCACCTTCGGCGGGACCGAAGTGATCATGCCCAATTCGGCCCTGATAACCAATCACTTCGATAACTGGACGCTGACAAATACCAGGGTCCGGGGTGACGCGAACATCGGAGTCGCCTACGGTTCCGATCCCGAGCAGGTGATGGGCATCCTGATGGGCGAGATGGAGGCCCACGCCGACGTTCTGGAGGAACCCGGACCGCGCGTCTTCTTCCGCGAGTTTGGCGATTCCGCGCTCAATTTCCGCGTCATCTACTGGGTCGAAGCGCCGGCCAAACGGTTGAGCACGCTCACCGACCTGCTTTGCTCCTGGTACCAGCGCTTCGCCGAGGCCGGTATTGAAATCCCCTTCCCGCAGCATGACATCCACATCCGCTCGGGCACCCTGCCGGCGCCGGAAGATCCGCCGGGTTAG
- a CDS encoding SDR family oxidoreductase, with protein sequence MADRLQGKVAIVTGAGKSDDEIEGTGSATAIAFSREGASVQVVDISPDNAEKTSRQIAAEGGLVSVFGADVTKEAECEAAVEAAVARFGKLDVLVNNVGITGSGTVTEFESSRWDEVLEVNLKSMVMMAKFAVPAMAAGGGGSIVNISSIDGLATGSSRNLPYAVAKGGVVSLTRNMAGHHGRQNIRTNCIAPGHIFGALVKGRMSAEIRQLRRKAAPLGVEGTAWDVAMAALFLASDEARWISGVVLPVDAGLLATTPLAMYPYLISE encoded by the coding sequence ATGGCCGATCGGTTGCAAGGAAAGGTCGCAATCGTCACCGGTGCCGGCAAGAGCGACGATGAAATCGAAGGGACCGGCTCTGCTACGGCGATCGCCTTTAGCCGCGAGGGGGCGAGCGTTCAGGTCGTGGATATATCCCCGGATAACGCCGAAAAGACCAGCCGGCAAATAGCGGCCGAAGGCGGCCTCGTCTCCGTGTTCGGAGCGGACGTGACGAAGGAAGCAGAGTGTGAGGCGGCGGTTGAAGCGGCGGTTGCGCGTTTTGGAAAACTGGACGTCCTGGTCAACAACGTGGGCATCACCGGTTCCGGAACGGTCACGGAATTCGAATCCTCCCGGTGGGACGAAGTCCTGGAAGTGAACCTGAAGAGCATGGTGATGATGGCCAAATTCGCGGTCCCCGCGATGGCCGCCGGCGGGGGCGGATCGATCGTCAATATTTCGTCGATCGACGGTCTTGCGACGGGATCGTCCCGCAATCTTCCGTACGCGGTCGCCAAGGGCGGCGTGGTGTCTCTTACCCGAAACATGGCCGGGCATCACGGCCGGCAGAACATCCGGACGAATTGCATCGCCCCCGGCCATATCTTCGGCGCCCTCGTAAAAGGGAGAATGTCGGCCGAGATACGTCAACTCCGCCGCAAGGCGGCGCCATTGGGCGTCGAGGGCACGGCCTGGGACGTGGCGATGGCGGCGCTTTTTCTGGCCAGCGATGAAGCGCGCTGGATTTCCGGGGTCGTGCTACCGGTGGACGCCGGCCTGCTGGCAACGACCCCGCTGGCGATGTACCCGTATCTGATTTCCGAATGA
- a CDS encoding restriction endonuclease yields the protein MSLEELSAAGYELETRNHARAVLESDFPGPLAEICDSLLELEIFDTEFIRGGGGESAITQRLKRSLAGRGWNTKRVLTRQIVDESEFSSSTYAIDHYRPTESGAIALDIEWNNKDPFFDRDLGTFRRLHAVGAVSVGVVVTRGSSIQEELPTIVRECALAHGVASLEDLGQFELEPTSRQRRLIANRREPEFIDAWTAVFIADKFGAATTHWSKLMDRLTRGVGNPCPLLLIGIPASVVTRSR from the coding sequence ATGAGCCTGGAAGAGCTCTCGGCCGCCGGTTACGAGCTTGAGACTCGGAACCACGCTCGGGCGGTGCTGGAATCGGATTTTCCCGGCCCTCTTGCAGAAATCTGCGATTCGCTATTGGAACTGGAAATCTTCGACACCGAATTCATCAGGGGAGGCGGCGGCGAGTCGGCGATAACGCAGCGGTTAAAGCGCTCCCTCGCCGGCCGCGGTTGGAATACAAAGCGCGTTTTGACCCGGCAAATAGTCGACGAAAGCGAGTTTTCCTCCTCGACCTACGCGATCGATCACTATCGGCCGACGGAATCCGGCGCGATTGCGCTTGATATCGAGTGGAACAACAAGGATCCGTTCTTCGACCGTGACCTGGGCACATTCAGGCGCCTGCATGCTGTCGGCGCGGTCAGCGTAGGTGTGGTGGTGACTCGCGGCAGTTCGATTCAGGAGGAGTTGCCTACCATCGTCCGCGAATGTGCGCTCGCCCACGGCGTCGCCAGTCTAGAAGATCTGGGCCAATTCGAATTGGAGCCGACGTCTCGGCAGCGGCGGTTGATTGCGAATCGGCGCGAACCCGAGTTCATCGACGCCTGGACCGCGGTGTTCATTGCCGACAAGTTCGGGGCGGCAACGACGCACTGGTCAAAGTTGATGGATCGGTTAACGCGGGGCGTCGGAAACCCCTGCCCGCTCCTTTTGATCGGTATACCAGCCAGCGTGGTGACCCGCAGCCGGTAA
- a CDS encoding S-adenosylmethionine-binding protein encodes MAAKELSDFLGSREYSTVLADPPWRFINRTGKVAPEHRRLSRYETLSVEEICQLPVEPNLTETAHCYLWVPNALLPEGLRVLAAWGFTYKTNLIWHKVRKDGGSDGRGVGFYFRNVTELVLFGTRGRNARTLDPGRRQVNLIASRKREHSRKPDELYSVIEGCSNAPYLELFGRGKRPNWTVWGDQAIDDYVPDWPTYRYNSASPLNPTG; translated from the coding sequence ATGGCTGCTAAGGAATTGTCGGATTTCCTAGGTTCTCGGGAGTATTCGACGGTATTGGCCGACCCGCCCTGGCGATTCATCAATAGAACCGGCAAGGTTGCTCCGGAGCACCGTCGCCTAAGTAGGTACGAGACGCTGAGCGTCGAAGAGATCTGCCAGTTACCTGTCGAGCCGAACCTAACCGAAACCGCCCACTGCTACCTATGGGTTCCGAATGCGCTGCTCCCGGAAGGGCTGCGCGTGCTGGCCGCCTGGGGATTTACATACAAAACGAATTTGATCTGGCACAAGGTCAGAAAGGACGGCGGGTCCGACGGGCGCGGGGTGGGGTTTTACTTCCGCAACGTGACTGAGTTGGTGTTGTTCGGAACGCGCGGGCGCAACGCCCGGACACTGGATCCGGGCCGCCGCCAAGTGAACTTGATCGCGAGCCGAAAACGCGAACATTCGCGCAAGCCCGACGAACTCTATTCGGTGATTGAAGGTTGTAGCAACGCGCCGTATCTGGAACTGTTCGGGCGCGGGAAACGGCCGAACTGGACCGTCTGGGGCGATCAGGCGATTGACGACTACGTTCCCGATTGGCCAACGTATCGGTACAACTCTGCGAGCCCGCTGAACCCGACAGGATGA
- a CDS encoding mechanosensitive ion channel, protein MSISRVRGDVDIGVAYGLDLEQVTEILMGETEAHADVLGGPGSRVFSREFGDFSLNFRIMNWVKPWPRGF, encoded by the coding sequence CTGTCGATTTCCCGCGTCCGCGGCGACGTCGACATCGGGGTGGCCTATGGCTTGGACCTCGAGCAGGTGACGGAGATTCTGATGGGCGAAACGGAAGCTCACGCCGACGTGCTCGGGGGACCCGGATCGCGCGTATTCTCCCGCGAGTTCGGGGATTTTTCGCTCAATTTCCGCATCATGAACTGGGTCAAGCCCTGGCCACGCGGCTTTTGA
- a CDS encoding DUF4038 domain-containing protein: MSPDRMTLRISPNRRYLLDSEGRPFFYLADTAWRLLYRLDRAETDHYLCDRAAKGFNAIQFVVFDIRYQPNRFGHAPYMDDDPTRPNEAFFEHLDWVIGRCAELGMYAVLLPNWGYVVTARSPGGEHYLERPLVDQSNAYAQGLFLGRRYRDRPVIWMLGGDQPEHGKSEVFRLQAAGIAEGDDGAGLITYHPRGQASSSQWFHNAAWCDFNSLQSGHLLDNPNWQMIEHDWSLDPPKPTLDSEPMYENMPQFLRDFRPRADAWHVRKQAYWAVFSGACGHTYGCNDVFMFWRPGGPEPTFGANLPWPIALQLPGSHQMRFLKELIESVPDYCSRIPDDDLIVRVDRAADRGHVCATSSSDRRMVLCYTSHGHGFTLDMDSLAANSIRSRWFDPRAGDYGAESIVPARAFHTFAPPKTGEGYDWVLRLETA; this comes from the coding sequence GTGAGTCCCGATCGCATGACCCTGAGAATTTCGCCGAACCGACGTTATCTGCTCGATTCGGAAGGCAGACCATTCTTCTACCTGGCCGATACCGCCTGGAGGTTGCTTTACCGGCTGGACCGGGCCGAAACCGACCACTACCTTTGCGACCGGGCGGCCAAGGGTTTCAACGCGATTCAGTTCGTCGTGTTCGACATCCGCTACCAGCCCAACCGCTTCGGCCACGCGCCCTACATGGACGACGACCCGACCCGACCCAACGAGGCGTTTTTCGAGCACCTCGACTGGGTAATCGGGCGCTGCGCGGAACTTGGGATGTACGCCGTGCTCCTGCCCAATTGGGGTTACGTCGTCACCGCCCGCAGTCCGGGCGGCGAGCACTATCTTGAGCGCCCCCTCGTTGACCAATCAAACGCCTACGCCCAGGGACTTTTCCTGGGCCGGCGATACCGGGACCGGCCGGTCATCTGGATGCTGGGCGGCGACCAGCCCGAACACGGCAAGTCCGAGGTATTCCGGCTCCAGGCGGCGGGGATCGCCGAAGGCGACGACGGCGCCGGCCTGATCACCTACCATCCGCGCGGGCAAGCAAGCTCGTCGCAATGGTTCCACAACGCCGCATGGTGTGATTTCAACTCCCTGCAGTCCGGGCACTTACTGGATAACCCGAACTGGCAAATGATCGAGCACGATTGGTCTCTGGACCCGCCCAAGCCGACGCTGGACTCGGAACCCATGTATGAGAACATGCCCCAGTTTCTGCGCGATTTCCGTCCCCGGGCCGACGCCTGGCATGTGCGCAAACAGGCCTACTGGGCGGTGTTCTCCGGCGCCTGCGGTCACACCTATGGCTGCAACGACGTATTCATGTTTTGGCGCCCGGGCGGACCAGAGCCCACATTCGGCGCCAATCTGCCCTGGCCGATTGCGCTCCAACTGCCCGGATCGCACCAGATGCGGTTCTTGAAAGAGCTGATCGAATCGGTGCCCGACTACTGCTCGCGGATCCCTGATGATGACCTCATCGTGCGTGTCGATCGGGCCGCCGACCGCGGCCACGTCTGCGCCACCAGTTCGTCCGACCGCCGGATGGTGCTCTGCTACACCTCACACGGCCACGGCTTCACGTTGGACATGGACTCGCTTGCCGCCAACAGCATTCGGTCCCGGTGGTTCGATCCCCGGGCTGGCGATTACGGTGCCGAATCGATCGTGCCGGCGCGAGCGTTCCACACATTTGCCCCGCCCAAGACCGGCGAGGGTTATGACTGGGTGTTGCGTCTCGAAACGGCGTAG
- a CDS encoding thiamine pyrophosphate-requiring protein: MNCNQAIAHALKAEGTEYLFAFPHNPVIDACARIGIKPIIGRTERTVINMADGYSRLARRERIGVVAVQYGPGAENAFGGVAQGFADSTPFLVLTGSYRANRLDITPMFDAVPNYRAITKWAGQIATPDVTLDRVRRAFTLLRNGKSGPVLLQLPMDVGDREFPGDVDSYRPARRHRSMGDPADVAELVRRLLAAERPVIHAGAGVLYSDSSRRLVELAERLHIPVCVTLNGKSAFPEDHPLSLGVFAKANTLPACRFVSSADLVLGLGSSFSIANQQASLPAGADLIQVLDSEVDLQKDYPVAHAVVGDLDLVLGQVLAEVDGAHPSPRPDPRPQIKAAHAEWMAQWSDRFADRASPLSPYHVIGELMAAVDLDETIVTHDSGFPRDQTAPFWKSRPGGYYLGWGKSTQLGYGLGLAYGAKLACPRKQVINIMGDAAVGMAGMDFETAARNRIGVMTVILNNGVMSGYGKHMPAAVEKWQADQLGGDYAALGRALGVESERVCEHDQLAAAFQRGLAAAADDRPYILEIMTRPDPVMSNYLQQFGLEQLN; this comes from the coding sequence ATGAATTGCAACCAAGCCATCGCCCACGCACTCAAGGCCGAGGGCACCGAGTACCTCTTCGCCTTTCCGCACAATCCGGTAATTGATGCCTGCGCCCGGATCGGGATCAAACCGATCATCGGCCGCACCGAACGCACGGTAATCAACATGGCCGACGGTTATTCGCGCCTCGCCCGGCGGGAGCGGATCGGGGTCGTGGCGGTCCAGTACGGGCCCGGCGCCGAAAACGCGTTCGGAGGAGTCGCCCAGGGGTTTGCCGACTCGACCCCGTTCCTGGTGCTGACCGGCTCCTATCGGGCTAACCGCCTGGATATCACCCCGATGTTCGACGCAGTCCCCAACTACCGCGCAATCACCAAGTGGGCCGGGCAAATCGCCACCCCGGACGTGACCCTGGACCGCGTGCGGCGAGCGTTCACGCTCTTGCGCAACGGCAAGTCGGGCCCGGTCCTGTTGCAGCTGCCGATGGACGTCGGGGACCGGGAATTTCCCGGCGACGTTGACTCTTACCGGCCCGCCCGCCGGCACCGCAGCATGGGCGATCCGGCCGACGTCGCCGAGCTGGTCAGGCGCCTGCTGGCGGCCGAACGACCGGTCATTCACGCCGGCGCGGGCGTCCTCTACAGCGATTCCTCACGCCGCCTTGTCGAACTGGCCGAACGGCTGCACATCCCGGTGTGCGTGACCCTGAACGGCAAAAGCGCGTTTCCGGAAGACCACCCGCTCTCGTTGGGGGTGTTCGCCAAGGCCAACACCCTGCCGGCGTGCAGGTTCGTCTCCTCCGCGGACCTGGTCCTGGGGCTGGGATCCAGTTTTTCCATCGCCAACCAACAGGCCTCGCTGCCCGCAGGCGCCGATCTCATCCAGGTTCTCGATTCGGAAGTCGATCTGCAGAAGGACTACCCGGTGGCCCACGCCGTGGTCGGCGACCTGGACTTGGTTCTAGGGCAGGTACTGGCCGAAGTCGACGGCGCGCACCCGAGTCCGCGTCCCGATCCGCGCCCGCAAATAAAGGCCGCTCACGCCGAATGGATGGCCCAGTGGTCGGACCGGTTTGCGGACCGGGCGTCGCCGCTCAGCCCCTATCACGTAATCGGCGAGCTGATGGCGGCGGTCGACCTGGACGAGACCATCGTCACCCACGACTCGGGATTTCCGCGTGACCAGACCGCGCCGTTCTGGAAATCGCGGCCCGGCGGATACTACCTCGGCTGGGGCAAGTCCACCCAGCTGGGCTACGGTCTTGGCCTGGCTTACGGGGCCAAGCTGGCCTGCCCGCGCAAACAGGTGATAAACATCATGGGCGATGCGGCCGTCGGCATGGCGGGAATGGATTTCGAGACCGCCGCCCGCAACCGAATCGGGGTTATGACCGTAATCCTGAACAACGGGGTGATGTCCGGTTACGGCAAGCACATGCCGGCCGCGGTGGAGAAGTGGCAGGCCGACCAACTCGGCGGCGACTACGCGGCATTGGGCAGGGCGCTCGGAGTCGAGAGCGAAAGGGTCTGCGAGCACGACCAACTCGCCGCGGCCTTCCAGCGCGGCTTGGCGGCGGCGGCCGACGACCGGCCCTACATCCTGGAAATAATGACCCGTCCCGACCCGGTAATGTCGAATTACCTGCAGCAGTTTGGGCTTGAGCAGCTCAACTAG